In Desulforegulaceae bacterium, the following are encoded in one genomic region:
- a CDS encoding class I SAM-dependent methyltransferase translates to MHPFRCIDIENNNIFCDLNSPLNGKFPEIEVKIEDITKKERDSGASCRHFLEEITGPGMQARYNNRPTDFFTHSAFSKSLTETDEEFYKKPRITAHTDLLCRKNIESVYSKLILPGKNVLDLMSSTYSHLPMDKDLTVTGLGMNIEELKENKILSKRIVQNLNTNTVLPFDDNSFDYAVCSMSVEYLSNPFEVFKDVYRILRPGGLFIVSFSNRWFPGKEIKIWNELHDFEKMGLVLEYFYNTKKFKNCGTISMRGFPRLYDKNDRYKDSLWFSDPLFIVYGEK, encoded by the coding sequence ATGCATCCTTTCAGGTGCATTGACATTGAAAATAATAATATCTTCTGCGACCTGAACAGCCCCTTGAATGGGAAATTTCCTGAAATCGAGGTGAAAATAGAAGATATAACAAAAAAGGAAAGAGATTCAGGAGCCAGCTGCCGCCATTTTCTTGAAGAAATAACAGGCCCGGGAATGCAGGCAAGATATAATAATAGACCAACTGATTTTTTCACCCACTCGGCCTTTTCAAAGTCATTGACAGAAACTGATGAAGAGTTTTACAAAAAACCAAGGATTACCGCCCATACAGATCTTTTATGCAGAAAAAACATTGAATCGGTTTATTCAAAACTCATTTTACCAGGCAAAAATGTTCTTGATCTCATGTCAAGCACCTACTCACACCTACCAATGGACAAAGATCTTACAGTTACAGGTCTTGGCATGAATATAGAAGAACTTAAAGAAAACAAAATTCTTTCCAAAAGAATTGTTCAAAATCTCAATACAAATACGGTACTTCCCTTTGATGACAACTCATTTGACTATGCAGTCTGTTCCATGTCTGTTGAGTATCTTTCAAATCCTTTTGAAGTATTTAAGGACGTATACAGAATTTTAAGACCCGGCGGGCTTTTTATTGTTTCCTTTTCAAACAGGTGGTTTCCTGGAAAAGAAATAAAAATATGGAATGAACTCCATGATTTTGAAAAAATGGGGCTTGTCCTTGAATATTTTTACAATACAAAAAAATTTAAAAATTGTGGTACAATTTCCATGAGAGGATTTCCAAGACTTTATGATAAAAATGACAGATACAAAGATAGTTTATGGTTTTCAGACCCACTTTTTATAGTTTACGGAGAAAAATGA